The window TCCAATTTATTAAGGTGGGCTACTATAATCTATTTGGAAAGTgtgttaaaataaaaaagagtaaaaattataataaccaACTCTTCAATGTTTCTAATAATTCCATCCACCAACGATCGATTCCGACAACCACTTTCAATGAACAACTTTAGTAAAGACCACTTCCAACGATTAAATCTTTGTGTGACTAGCTTCGACAGTCAGCTTCGACTATCACCTCCAACAACTAACATATACGATCATTTCAACGGCCAACTTCAACTAATACCACATTCAACACCCAATTATATAAATTCGATGATCCTAAGAATATTTATATCTTTAACCTACAAATATATAACTTATACGATTGACCTATGCACTAATTAAGAAAATAAGATTGCTTATTTCACGTGGTTGACAAAATAATATATCCAAGGCTCGTAtgataagaaagaaaaaaaacttaaataatcAACCATTCGTGCATAACTTATTATAAACAAAATCAAAGTAGACTGTAATGATTGGTAACTATAATAAACAAATCTCAAATGATAATAGCAAGTTGCAATATAACTTTTTATTTCGAAAGTCAACGAGTAAAATTGATCGATCGACTTTGTTATAGTCCATGGGTACTAGATTCAATGTTACACACTATTGGAGTGATTTGACAAACTACCTTTGCCTTGCACCTAGGACTTTGTGTCTTGCCTCAAATTGATGTCACATATCTTCTCTACATTAACTTTTCCAAGGCCCACATCCATGAATACACTACTTGTATGTACCAGTAGCTTTCTACTCCTCCTCCCATCTAGCTTATACCTCTCATTAATTAATACACACTTATGTAAACTTTAGCCtacattttcttttcaatttattCTTCTAAAACCTCATGAAATATTTACGTTCCGGATAACAAAGCTTATAAATTTAGtccttttttaaatatttcagatttgctATTCCATCCTTTTCTATTTTCTGCCATTTTTTATGTCTTTCTTCCTCGTACTCACGTGATTTCTTCCATCTtcctatttttttagatttgggtcacCAAAtctctgtttcttctttttcttttcttttttcattgtatcgactttcttctcttcttttttaaactggtgtataaaaaatcctgaaaaaattggttagacatttacattagagtaaccaaaaactaaaagaggtgtataaagaatattgaaaaaaaaatcgtcttTCGTGCTTCAAAAAATTTGTTAGGGATTTAAATTAGaataaccaaaattaaaaagatcgtgtataaagaatattgaaaaaaattgtttataccaaaaatcgtttagatttgagatagttaaatctaaacgatcgtctagcAAATATAAACGATCCTAATCTAAACGATGAGAACGTTGACGaggcatttttgatattttacatgatggccgtttttttatatttttttctttatctaaGTTCCccgatatttttcttttcacaaaATGCTACGTCATGATTAacaattttaggaataataattaggtgtataacaacatttttaaaaaattgcaaaacataacaaaatctACCCAAAATCTACCGGCGATAGACAagattaaaaattgaaatatgaTTTTATCAAggttttggaatttttttaaataacatttttatgagtatttttaaatatagtaaactaaatcaatttatttaaaaaatataacacaaTCTTAAATCTGTTTGAAATTTTGCAGTATTTGGTAAACAAATTCTAACAATTTTGTTGTCTACAACAATTCCCTATAAGATTTGGTGAAAATATGgtataataactaaaataaaacaaacttaaaatgatttttgaactaaaatattataattagaCGAGAAAGGTAGAGATGAAAAAAACTTACATGTGAACTATGCTCTAGTTTGTTGCTTACTTTACTATCCGACAAAagaattatataataatataaaacgaTACGATTCGTTATGAGTTTAAATcctattttaattataaaaccttccatatttaaattcaacatcatatactttttaaataataaaaataataataatttcgtTCTTACATTTACCATAATCAAATTTGTTATAAAATGACCTAAGATTTCTGCTGATATATACAAACAAATTTGATGATAATCAATGAAGACATTTtaaggaaaaaacaaaatttaaatctaatttGGAATTAGTTTTCATATTATAAAAGGAAAATTCATAAAGAGAAAACAGCAATGGAATCGAGTCAAATCAGCCGAggtgtagcaaaatctaaaaatgaAGTAAGCTAAGTAAAAGAAGTAACAAACAAATCGATgaataatttttgttttctgtATAGTTTGattttccaaaaagaaaaagaaatcaattacttgttcttcaatgaaaaataatgatgatgatgatgatgatgaaaaaAAGAGAGGATATAATTCGAAAATCCAACCGAAAGAGTGAGACGGTTTGATCTGTTCATCTTCGTTTTCAACTTGAAACGTTTCTTCCCGGAAAATTTGCCTAGAAAATCACAGCCTCGATGCTGGCTTTCTTCGTCGTGTTGCAAACGGGGCAAAAATCGAGAGTACTCTCGCATGGCTTACACGAACAGAGGTGCCTGCAAGGCAACAACAGAACGCACGAAACTCGAGAGTTGCAGATTTTACAAatcatcattttcttcttctttttcttcgtTTTTCCGTAATCAATGGCGTCGTCTTCTCCGTTTCTGtagttgttgttattgttgttcgATTCAGCGTCGTTCGCGCATAATGAAACTTTTTCTCTGATTTGATTGAGTGCGCGACTAAGCGAGGCTACCATTGCTTGATTCTCTTGTACGGATTTCTTCCGTTCTTGATTCTCCATTTGTAATCTCGTCAATAATTGTTCTAGATGAATTCTTCTCATATTCGCACAAGCGATCTCTTCATCCTTCTGCTGAAACAGAACGCGCGTTCTTGTTTCGATCTGGTTCAATAACACTCCGATTTGTTGATTAATCTTTTGTTGTAGAAGTAATCTAAATCTCTCACTCTGTTTTACAGCATAAAGAAATCGAAAGACTCAAGAACAACAAAAACGAAAACATATAACTAAttgaaaatcaaaataaaaatcgaAGTAAATTAAAAACTACCTGTAATCGAATGAATCGATCGATGTGATCGCTAGGCATTTCAGAGACGAAAGAACTGAGAGATTGATGAAGATCAGACTGAGTCAAACAGTACTGCTGCAATAGTAGAAGATGATCATTATTATTACCGGATATTTGAGCAGCATGATGATCTTCTCgtggttgaagaagaagatgatgatgattaaGAAGATGACATAATTGATGAAACTGATgatcagaagaagaagaaggaggaggaggagcagTAGTAGAATGGATGCCAAAATCCCGGCTGTGTAACTGCAATTGAATAGCCATGTTTCGGAACAGAAATCAAAACGGCAAAAAGGAAATTAGGCGCCGTTCGCGGTTTCAAAAACGGAAATGATCAGAAGAAAAAACCGAAGAAGAATAAGATCAATCCATCCATCTGAAAATTATGCAATGTAATGTTCGGAAGCCCAAGGAGGAGGGAGTGAGAAAGAAAGGGGTGGTTTCTTTCTTCTCTCACTAAAATGGgagttttgtttttaataagGGAGGCGGTAAACACAGAGGGAGTGCATGCAGATTTGGTGATTAAACAATCGGGTGGGACAGATATTTAAAGTGGAcagttttttttccctttttttttcattattattaataataataataataataataataataataataataataataatatgtagattataaaatatatttctgTCCTTAAACTATAGTGAAAATAATAATTCACCTCTAGACTCTAATTCTACGATTgtgttaaattaatttgtttaactttaatatataacaatatagttttaaaaatagagaaattatgacaaataataaaaaattaaaattatagcgaaaaaaattgaaatgaactaaaagaatttaatgttttgttacgcaaatagtttttatttctttgtattatttgaaaatgctctaattttataaatattttgattcattttaaaatatttggaaaaaCCTTCTTTAGTTTCTATACTTTAAAATTTGTAACAACTTAATCTTCAATGTAAAATAATTCATCaaattttggtttgatttttattattttataacttagatttataaaattattgagCCTATAGTTAATctggtttgttttttttttggttatcatgaaaaatttaaagattaaattGTTAGACAATTAAAAGAATtgttacaaatttaaaagtgtaGGAATTATATTGTTACAAACCAATGTTCAGGGACTAAATTGTTACATTTTTATTCAAATTAGCAACTTTTAAcctaatatataatttataagtttaaaaatgaatattagatttaatttgttttttatttagagataaatgaaaattagatatattttatattttcagtAACAAATAAATTAGATTCTAATTTAAGTCAATGTTGGGATGGATTTGATAgaatattaataaatacaaaattaGCTATGGCTAtctatttaatatttaatattgaGTTAGAATATTAAACTATAGTATTGATTTATGATTATGTTTTATGTTAATAtaattgttgaataagaaattttgaaacaaatcacaaattgtcaaatcatttactaaaataattatatttggaattaataaaaaattggcatatgtcccaaattaaatttaaagagaaattggacaattctaacgatgtcacgtgtctttattactGCAATTGGATcgaattaattattttggttcaattaaatattattcacttggactaaaattcaattgagtctaAACATAAGTTTAATTTAGCCTATGACCCAAATACGTGCTATTGATCCCATGCATATGGTCCATGAACCAGACCAGACCCAAGTCAATAGAAGTCCACGAGGAAACTCTATAAATACAAGGTTTAGAGAGAATTCTACAACTCCAACCATGCTcaaagatacaagctttcttccaaaagTGCTTCCCGCTTCTTCAAATCCTGATGTTCGCGCTTTTTCAAATCCTTcttcaaatcaagcgtaagcattcGGCCGAGAGAGAATGAGAGGAAcaaattctagagatcaaaccacatcgcatcaaatcaacgtaaatacaacattcaactccacgaatcaaatttcttcgaaaatctcgtgtcgacaacaatatatataacaaggtaattgtcaaaaatgaaaaatttgacaaaaatataacaaaattttagtttctatcaaaaatatataatgatagacatcgatagatttccattattttacttttattatttatattgataGACAGTAGTAGAAGTTTATTAGTGTgtatagaatccaaaatttcattctatattgtaaatattttaatttattttattatatttaaaaatattcctatataatatttatatttcttttagCCTTTGAATTTCAATTTTTCTCAAGAATAAATCCTTAATAATATTCATcatattttaaagtttttcttttttaaaaaaattccatTAGACCCCATGTATCAATTTTAAGACCCAACTTCCAATTTTATTAGATTCAACTAAAATTCTAGACAAATGTAATAATCTTTCTAActctaaatataaaatataccaAAGCTCATCACTAAATATATAATATCCTAaacctttcttattttcttattGATTGAAAGTGTTATGCACATTGCTATGCTCCAACATTGTAATTTTCTATGTGCACTACTCTCGTTCCTTTGGTCCTGTCCCATTTTCAGAGTTGACCTATAAGAAGTACTCACACCACTGTTATATCAAATCATTACAACAATATTAATAATCtttaatataataaatctaCGAGTTTCAAATTTATATATAGAAACGATGATCCACCTCTAAtaatctatatatattatttaatgagATGATAGGATTGAGAAAGGCTCCCAAAGTATATTTCTTGGCAACTTCCAAACTTGTTGTGATGTTTAAACCAAGAAATTATTAAAAGACCTTTGGGCAAAACCTCTTGTTCCCATTGTTGAGGACAAACCCACCAAATAAGTAGGCCTTTCCTCTAatgcaaaaataattaattgtcAATTGCTTGTGTTCTTTAAGCTTTTTCATATGCTTTTTGTCCACTTGGGTTTCTTCAAAGCTATTAAAAACGTTTAACTTTTGTgccttttttttcccttcccTTTGTTTTTGTTTCCATTTGCTTAGCAGCCTCTCTATATCAACATTGTGTGATTTTGATTGCCTATGAAGGAGAAATTCATTGAATTGATAGTATGCAATGGCCATCAATTTCGtccttttgtttgttttcttcttaTCTAGAATCAAAAATGTTATATATTTATGGACCTATTCGATGATTTAATATGTATGTACTCAATAATTATGATAATATCCATTTCTATATAGAAGAGAAAATGATATGTCCTAGGAGAGATTTAAACACGTTTCTAATCTTTAATTTACCTTTTAGGACGACCATAATTTTTAGACTCCAACTTGGAGTAGTTTGATTGAACTCAACGAATATTTGAAGTGTGTGTTGACTTTCATGGGGTATAAGGATTGTTTTAACCCCCTACTGTTCTATAGTAcaatgaaactatttacaattaCATTGTTGAAATAATCAACAGTAATTCTATCAACCAACTTCAACTTCAACTTCATTCTATCAACCAACGACCAACTTCAACTTCAACGATCACCTTTAGGGACTTTTGATAGCCAAGAATTCTAACTAAAACCACCTTTGATGCTTATTTTCGGCAAATATAAACTTATACTACGTTTTTGCCATTTTCTTAGAACACATGATTAAGATTTGATATTTTTCTTGTTAATCCAAACATAAATAAAACTACCCATTGCAAACAAAAGGGAAGTGGAACTCTAAAGTTGACTATCTTTGAAGTTCTCATCAATTTACACACATGTGTTGccaaatttattattttgagCGTTACCATTCAGGCAAACAAGAGAgttaatctctttttttaaaaaaagaatattgcatattcaacaacttaaaaaaaaaaagtgatataCCAATTATCACAAAAAAGTTGAGTTTTTTATAACAACTATTCGTTAAGATtatctttccttttttgttttcgTATTTGTAATCAAGCTACTCATTATGCAACTCGTTACGCTACTGGTTAATTGAATTgttcttatttttgtttctttccaTTCAGGCTTGACATTAGACTTCTTGCTTCTCTAATCGAGTGTAGGATGTAATCATCCCCGATCTTCGTCCTATGATTTCTCGTGATTGGAGTTGAATGAAGTctttattctaaaaaaattatcaCAAAAAATGGGGAGCTGTATTCTACCTGCCAAAAATGGAGACCAATACAAAATAATGCATCTAAAAGACAGCTTCAAATCAATGAAAGAAAGGTAGGGAAAAAGAATGGTGCATATTTCATTGGGAAAGAAAAAATAGCACATTTCAGTCACAAAAGTTGCACAAATTTAAGTAACTTTTAACCAATCACAcattaattttcttcttctttggttAAATGAACACACTAGAAAAACATAattcataattattaaattgttATTTCTAACCTCTCTTTCGAGAAGATTTCATGAACGGATGGCGTTTTCTGTGTAGATCAATAGGATTTTTCGATGATAAAATTGTACGGGATGGGAATAAAAACTCAAATTGATTAGAAAAAGAAGTGATCGTAGGTATATAGGTGAGGATAATTATTTCTATTGATGTGAAATCTTTTGGggtgaaataaaaaaaaaaaaaaaagtaataagaTTGTAGGTCCAAAGTAGCTctattacaaataaaaataatgcatgtgttttgaaaaaaaatacaaacaataTAAGGAACATAGGAAATATGCCAttagaaattataaaaaatgccACGTAATTTGTAAAAGTAGAAGTACAAAAAGAGAATAATTTGAAAATCTCTAGAAAAGAAAGTGGAGACTACAAAGCAAATGATATCTCTATTCCTTATATTCCTCAAAATAGTTTCTCCACCATtgaaatattctttttcttataGAACTTTCTAAACAGATCTTTCCAAGAAGACGCTAAAACAGCATTCATCCAAACAGcttttactttgattttttaaagGGGTGGTGACAAACATTACAAATACAAAGTCCTCCACCATATCATGAAAACTCCAATCATACCTAAATAAAAAATTCTGAAGTTATCAAAACTAATACTAATAAATAAGATACAAATGACAACCACCAAAAAGTAGAAGAACCGATGCAAATTCTTCATAGACGTTTGCATACTTGAACTCCATAGCTCGACACAACTTTAAATAAATCAGACTTTGAAGTTTAGCGTAGATGAAAAAAGATCTCGAAGATTATGATCTTCCATATTTCATTAAGATGGCTAGTTTTACAAGACATGTGACAGAAGTTCCAAGAATTTTTCATTTGCAATTTGCATGTTGAAAATCTCCCATGATAATACAAATGATTCACATTTCagaataaaataacataattaaaGCCTTATCTTCTGAATTATATCTTCTCTCAAACCTTACCTATTTCATCAGACATCAAAAGTACAGCCACAAGCATTTTTCACCAACAATGGTGAAACCCCACTTGATCGACATGGATTACTCAGAATGGAAGTAAACAAAAGTCCTCCGGTTCCATTGATTCCTTGTCACTTTTCTTCTTAGACTGTATGTTACTCAAATTTCTCTAGCACATTGAATGGCAGATCTAAGTTTCCTTGAGGTGTTTCAATATGGCTCAGGTACTGAAATCCCACCATTTCCTAGTTCTGTAATTTCAATAATCCATGAAATTTCTTGGCTTAGAAAGAGGGAAAGTTTGCTAACCCACTAACAATATCCTCTCACAGCTAAATATATGTGAGGCATGTCGTGGCAATCTTAAACTATCAAGGTTGATAATTCCAAATAGTTGTTTTCTAGCTTCTTAAAGGCATGCTTATGCATCTGCTTTACTTTCTCATTCAACATAAATAAGCATCTCAAACAACCTAGAAGAGGGTGAACGTGTTGCATAAGAGAAAACCTGAAAGACAATGTTGATGCTGCATTGCACAGAACAGGAACCGACGTGGCAGGCTTTATATACACAAAAAAGATGCATATACTATCCGAGATCAGCATTTCCCATTTTTCGTTGCCTTACAGACCCCTCCTCCTAATTGAACCGTGAGCATCATACAAAGAGTTGTTAGTAGCTGAAGACAAAATGAGGCAAGTCCTCGTGCCGtatcaaacttttaaaaaacttaaataaatgtaaagaagggaaaaaaacaAAGGAAAGGAAGGAATGAGAAGATTACTCATATCATTTTACAAACGGTTACGAGACCTATACGAAAAATTTTGCATATAATTTTACACCCCAAAGGAAAATGAGAGTTTACAAATCTCATATCAGATGATAAGAAGATGGTTTGACAGCTGCAAATGAATAAATTTAATCCCAACAACCAATCAGCAAGAGTCTTgcaagaaaaatatgaaaagaacCTAAGACGGTAGAGAGATCTTCGTGTGCCAGTCAGATTTTGCTTCAAAAGGCAACATCAAGTTCAGACTTTTATAAGACATAACTTGGATAGAGTCTTTCATATACACCTGAGGTTAAGACGTGATTATAGACACATATAATACATTGAGTAAAAAGAAAGTAAACAACGGGACATATATTGTCCAGTACTCAGATCTCCTAGCTATTATGAGAAAATTAATTGTTCATCAAATTTATATTGTAGCAAGATCTATGCATCCCAACATAAAACAGGGCCATGCACCAATCAACTGAACAACATGATCATTACAACATCTACATGATAATATGCAATGGAAATCATGCATCTGCACAGTGACCACGGAGCAaatttttctttcactttttaCTAATATGGAATTGAAATCAACTGTGTCTAGTTGACCATGTTCTCAAACTGCAATGCTCATTCTTGTAAGTTCTCCAAATATAAAGAGCATAATCTAGATCAAGCCTCAGAAGTCAGATGTTACAAGTCGATAAGGAAAAGATGAAAAAAGCTAAAAAGTAGAGTAAGTCAGAAAAACTGATATTGATCAACCGAACTACCATAAACTGCAAAAGCATAAAACTAGAAAGATTAAAAGTTAAGTGCTCTCGTTTTACCTTTCTTCGGATTTAGTTCTGCACAATTAACGTTAGCAATAGTGTTCCCTAGTCCACAGTCAGGAGGTTCCTTTGCTCCCGTGTTTTGATTTGCCAAGCACTGAAGATTTTCAAAGTCACATGCACTAAAACTTTGCCCATTCAACAAAGCGCT is drawn from Cucumis melo cultivar AY chromosome 11, USDA_Cmelo_AY_1.0, whole genome shotgun sequence and contains these coding sequences:
- the LOC103497335 gene encoding probable BOI-related E3 ubiquitin-protein ligase 3 produces the protein MAIQLQLHSRDFGIHSTTAPPPPSSSSDHQFHQLCHLLNHHHLLLQPREDHHAAQISGNNNDHLLLLQQYCLTQSDLHQSLSSFVSEMPSDHIDRFIRLQSERFRLLLQQKINQQIGVLLNQIETRTRVLFQQKDEEIACANMRRIHLEQLLTRLQMENQERKKSVQENQAMVASLSRALNQIREKVSLCANDAESNNNNNNYRNGEDDAIDYGKTKKKKKKMMICKICNSRVSCVLLLPCRHLCSCKPCESTLDFCPVCNTTKKASIEAVIF